The sequence below is a genomic window from Streptomyces sp. V1I1.
TTCTGGCGGTTAGGTGCGGAAGCGACCGCCGCGGCGGTCAGGACGTGGAGCCGGGACGGACAGATTCTCGCCGTCGGGCTGCTGGACGGTCCCAGGCTGTTGCGGCTGACGATCGCGCCAGACGCTCAGCGGGACGAGGAGCTGGCGCAGCAGTTGGTTGAAGACGTGACCGAGCCGGAGCGCGGCGTGCTGCCCGAGGGGAAGGCGAACATCGAGGCGCCGATGGGTGCACTAATCCAAGATCTGCTGTTCGAGGACGGCTGGAACGCCGACGAGCCGTGGACGCCGCTGCGCCGCGACCTCACGAAGCCGGTGAATAACCCAGGCGTGCGGATCGAGGTGGTCGGGCCGGAGCAGGCGCTCGTGTTTGCCGCCGTACATCGGGCAGCGTTCGACGGGTCGAGGTTCACGGACGAGCGCTGGCAGGCGATGGCGGCCGGATTGCCGTACGCCGACGCTCGGTGTCTGGTCGCGTACGACGACCAGGGCAACGCGGTGGCGGCGGTGACGGTGTGGTCGGCCGGTCCGGGTAGGCCCGGGTTGCTCGAACCGATGGGCGTGCACCGGGAACATCGCCGTCACGGCTACGGCGAGGCGATCACCGTCGCCGCGGCGGCGGCACTCCAGGAGCTGGGCTCGTCGAGCGCGATCGTCTGCGCCCCGAGCTCCAATGTCGGCGCCGTCGCCACCTACAAGTCAGCCGGCTTCCAGCAACGCCCCGAGGTCCGGGACCAATACCGGGACGCCTAGTGGCCTTGTCTCCTCGATCACGAGCGGAGCCAGATGAGGAGTGCGGCAGCGGTGACGGTGCCGAGGAAGACGTATCCGCGCTTGTCGTAGCGGGTGGCGACGGCTCTGAACTGCTTGAGTTTGTTGATCGCCCGCTCGACGGTGTTCCTGGCTTTGTACCGGGTCTTGTCGAAGCCGGGTGGCCGACCGCCGCGTGAACCCCTGCCGAGGCGGGCGGACTTGGTGTCGCTCTTCTCTGGGATCACGTGCCGGATGCCACGTCGTCGCAGGTAGGAGCGGATCAGGCCGTTGCTGTATGCCTAATAGGCACGTGGGTTGGCCGTTGAGCCAGTCCAGGCAGGGGCCGGGCGAGACGTCTGGGCTGTATGCAGCACCGGGAGTGCTTCGACAAGAGGGATGGAGTTCCGGCCCCTGCCGTTGCGAGTTCGGTCGCCGTACCGTTCCGTGATTCGAGCCATTCCCAGGGCCACCTCCCGACTCAGCTGGAGCCGTCGAGCTCTTCACGAGAGTGAGGCCCCTGAGCAGGGCTGGGGCCACGGACGGCTGATGGGGTGGTGCGCCCGCGAGCGCTTCTATTAGGTCGCCGGGTGGTCCTGCCGCGGCTTGATGCCGATGGACAGCGAAGCCTTGAGAGGAGCGCGTGGTGCACGTAACCTGCGGAATCGACTGGGCCGAGGACCACCACGATGTGGCGGTGGTCGACTCCGACGCCCGGCTGCTCGGCAAACTCAGGATCAGCGATGACGTGGCGGGGTTCCAGGACCTGTTGCGCCTGCTCGCCGAGCAAGGCGACAGCCCGGACGATCCGATCCCGGTCGCGATCGAGACCTCCCGGGGACTGCTGGTGGCCTGCCTGCAGGCCTCCGGGCGCCGGGTCTATGCGATCAATCCGATGGCCGTCGCCCGCTACCGCGACCGGCACGCCGTCTCCCGGAAGAAGTCCGACCACCAAGACGCCGTCGTCCTGGCGAACATCCTGCGCACTGACGCCTCGCTGCACCGTCCGCTGCCGGCAGACTCCGACTTGGTCAAAGCGATAGCCGTCCTCGCCAGGGCTCAGCAGGACGCGGTCTGGGACCGCACTCGCGCCCACAACCGGCTCCGATCCCACCTGCGCGAGTATTACCCCGCGATCCTCGAGGCGTTTGCCGACAAGCGTGAGCGGCTGCTGTCCCGGGAGGCCCGCGCGATCCTGGCGATCGCGCCCACTCCGGCCGAGGCCACCCGGCTGACGCGCGGCCGACTGAGGACCGCCGTCACCAGGGCCGGACGCCAACGCCGCATCCAGGCCGAGACCGACCGGCTCCTTGAAGTGTTCCGCCGAACCTGGCTCCGCCAGCCTGCCTGGTCGAGAAGGCGATGGGACGGCAGACACTCGCCCTCCTCGCCCAACTCGACGCAGCCTGCCAGGCATGTGACGGCCTGGCACGCGACACCGAGGAACTGTTCCTGCAGCATCCCGACGCGGAGATCATCACGAGTTTCCCCGGCCTGGCCACGCTCACCGGCGCGCGGATCCTCGCCGAGATCGGCGACGACCGCAGCCGGTTCACCCGGGCCGGCGATCTGAAGGCCTATGCCGGAAGCGCACCAGTGACCCGCCAGTCCGGCAAGAGCCGCCACGTCACCCACCGTCGGATCAAGAACAGCCGCCTGGCCTCGACCGGCCGGCACTGGGCGTTCGCTGCACTGACCGCCTCACCCGGCGCCCATGCCCACTACAACCGCCGACGGGATACCGGCGACCGCTACCACGCCGCCCTCCGCAACCTGTTCAACCGCATGCTCGGCCAGCTCCACCACTGCCTGAGCAACCGCCAGAAGTTCGACGAAACGATCGCCTTCAGCACACCCGCCCCACCCCCGCTCACGACGGCCGCTTGACCTGATAGCCGCATGGGGTGCCTTGTCGCCG
It includes:
- a CDS encoding IS110 family transposase, which translates into the protein MVHVTCGIDWAEDHHDVAVVDSDARLLGKLRISDDVAGFQDLLRLLAEQGDSPDDPIPVAIETSRGLLVACLQASGRRVYAINPMAVARYRDRHAVSRKKSDHQDAVVLANILRTDASLHRPLPADSDLVKAIAVLARAQQDAVWDRTRAHNRLRSHLREYYPAILEAFADKRERLLSREARAILAIAPTPAEATRLTRGRLRTAVTRAGRQRRIQAETDRLLEVFRRTWLRQPAWSRRRWDGRHSPSSPNSTQPARHVTAWHATPRNCSCSIPTRRSSRVSPAWPRSPARGSSPRSATTAAGSPGPAI
- a CDS encoding N-acetyltransferase, producing MAIVLGKPGVDALSEAVGVLREWQYDGAPMQLHPGDLGWFWRLGAEATAAAVRTWSRDGQILAVGLLDGPRLLRLTIAPDAQRDEELAQQLVEDVTEPERGVLPEGKANIEAPMGALIQDLLFEDGWNADEPWTPLRRDLTKPVNNPGVRIEVVGPEQALVFAAVHRAAFDGSRFTDERWQAMAAGLPYADARCLVAYDDQGNAVAAVTVWSAGPGRPGLLEPMGVHREHRRHGYGEAITVAAAAALQELGSSSAIVCAPSSNVGAVATYKSAGFQQRPEVRDQYRDA